A genome region from Sphingobacteriaceae bacterium GW460-11-11-14-LB5 includes the following:
- a CDS encoding methyltransferase has product MPVDTTYRSTAPEIMDDFAMEGEVLRDALDKIASINQLLGGNKVTLDGVKTLINGKPLDQVIRITDIGCGNGDMLRTLADYANKQGLHFILKGIDANKFTISHAQSLSENYPNITYACSDIFDDLSKTEPCDIMLCTLTLHHFKDEEIIDLLENFKRSAAIGIVINDLQRSAVAYYLFKALCYVFRLNDMSREDGLISILRGFKSADLLKYSKQLNLKSSSIKWKWAFRYQWIIKTI; this is encoded by the coding sequence ATGCCAGTAGATACCACATATAGAAGCACAGCACCCGAGATTATGGATGATTTCGCCATGGAAGGTGAGGTATTACGCGATGCACTCGACAAAATAGCCAGTATTAATCAGCTCCTTGGGGGTAATAAAGTTACACTCGATGGGGTGAAAACCTTAATCAACGGCAAACCATTAGATCAAGTTATACGTATTACTGATATCGGCTGTGGAAATGGAGATATGTTACGCACCTTGGCCGATTATGCTAATAAACAAGGTTTACATTTTATTTTAAAAGGGATAGATGCCAATAAATTCACCATCAGTCATGCGCAAAGTTTATCTGAAAACTACCCGAATATCACCTATGCCTGTAGCGATATATTTGATGATTTAAGTAAAACAGAACCTTGCGACATTATGCTGTGTACCTTAACCTTACATCATTTTAAAGATGAAGAAATTATTGATCTGCTAGAAAATTTTAAAAGATCGGCAGCCATAGGCATTGTGATCAACGATCTGCAACGGAGTGCAGTAGCCTATTACCTGTTTAAAGCTTTGTGTTATGTTTTCCGTTTAAATGATATGTCGCGGGAGGACGGTTTAATATCCATTCTACGCGGGTTTAAAAGTGCAGATTTGCTCAAATACAGCAAACAATTAAACTTAAAATCGAGTTCAATAAAATGGAAATGGGCTTTCCGCTACCAATGGATAATTAAAACGATATGA
- a CDS encoding 1-pyrroline-5-carboxylate dehydrogenase has translation MLKGFFNVPTPVNEPINSYAPGTKERSLLKEAIADARSKQLDIPMFIGGQEVHTKNKKKVVAPHDHQHVLATFSYGDKSHVKQAIDAALAAKADWEALAWEHRAAIFMKAADLIATKYRYQINAATMLGQSKNAYQAEIDAACELVDFLRFNVSYMQDIYGQQPPVSPNGMWNRTEQRPLEGFIFALTPFNFTAIAGNLPACVAMMGNVVVWKPADTQVYAANVIMQIFREAGLPDGVINLIFADGPEVGDVVFNHADFAGIHFTGSTKVFQEIWKTIGTNIHKYKSYPRIVGETGGKDFILVHPSADVAASATAIVRGAFEYQGQKCSAASRTYIPKSLWPEIKKLMIRDLASFKMGGTEDFSNFINAVIDERSFDKLAKYIDQAKKDKGVEVIAGGNYDKSKGYFIEPTILVVDDPKYTTMCEELFGPVLSVYVYEDQEFDQVLEIIDTTSPYALTGAILSQDRYAIEKASYALRNSAGNFYINDKCTGAVVGQQPFGGARGSGTNDKAGAMINLLRWVSPRTIKETFNPPTDYRYPFLAED, from the coding sequence ATGCTTAAAGGATTTTTTAACGTACCTACCCCGGTTAACGAGCCCATTAATAGCTATGCGCCAGGCACAAAAGAACGGTCGCTTTTAAAAGAGGCTATTGCTGATGCGCGTTCTAAACAATTGGATATTCCGATGTTTATTGGCGGACAAGAGGTACATACTAAAAATAAAAAGAAAGTAGTCGCTCCACACGATCATCAACATGTATTGGCTACCTTTAGTTATGGCGATAAAAGCCATGTAAAACAAGCCATAGATGCTGCTTTGGCCGCCAAGGCTGATTGGGAAGCTTTAGCCTGGGAACATAGAGCTGCCATTTTTATGAAAGCTGCTGATTTGATTGCCACAAAATACCGCTACCAAATTAATGCAGCAACCATGCTTGGGCAAAGTAAAAATGCCTATCAGGCTGAAATTGATGCCGCTTGCGAGCTGGTTGATTTCTTGCGTTTTAATGTAAGTTATATGCAGGATATTTATGGCCAACAACCACCGGTATCGCCTAATGGCATGTGGAACAGAACAGAACAACGTCCTTTAGAGGGTTTTATATTTGCTTTAACACCTTTCAACTTTACCGCAATTGCTGGTAATTTACCTGCTTGTGTAGCCATGATGGGTAATGTAGTGGTGTGGAAACCTGCAGATACCCAGGTTTATGCAGCCAATGTAATTATGCAGATCTTCCGCGAAGCGGGTTTACCAGACGGTGTAATTAACCTTATCTTTGCCGATGGCCCTGAAGTTGGCGATGTAGTTTTCAATCATGCTGATTTTGCCGGTATTCACTTTACAGGCTCAACGAAAGTTTTTCAGGAAATTTGGAAAACCATCGGAACAAACATCCATAAATACAAATCATATCCACGCATAGTTGGTGAAACTGGTGGTAAAGATTTTATCCTGGTTCACCCTAGTGCAGACGTGGCTGCTTCAGCTACTGCAATTGTTAGGGGCGCGTTCGAATATCAGGGACAAAAATGTTCTGCAGCTAGCCGCACCTATATCCCGAAAAGTCTGTGGCCTGAGATTAAAAAATTAATGATCAGGGATTTAGCTTCATTTAAAATGGGCGGAACCGAAGATTTCAGCAACTTTATTAATGCGGTAATTGACGAGCGTTCTTTCGACAAATTGGCTAAATATATCGATCAGGCTAAAAAAGATAAAGGCGTAGAAGTAATCGCCGGTGGCAACTACGATAAGAGCAAAGGTTATTTTATCGAACCTACTATCCTGGTAGTAGACGATCCGAAATATACCACCATGTGTGAGGAGCTTTTTGGTCCGGTGTTATCTGTATACGTATACGAAGATCAAGAGTTTGACCAGGTTTTAGAAATAATTGACACCACTTCACCTTATGCATTAACGGGGGCTATTTTATCACAAGACAGATATGCGATTGAAAAAGCCAGTTACGCTTTGCGCAACTCAGCCGGTAATTTTTACATTAACGATAAATGTACAGGTGCTGTAGTTGGACAACAACCATTTGGCGGGGCAAGAGGATCAGGCACGAATGATAAAGCCGGAGCAATGATCAATTTATTGCGTTGGGTTTCTCCACGTACCATTAAAGAAACTTTTAATCCACCAACTGATTACCGTTATCCGTTCTTAGCAGAAGATTAA
- a CDS encoding type III polyketide synthase — MSVTVKAVSKALPEFSRSTTEILPFLDIWLKDQDDRLIRKVKKIFESAAVDKRYSIMSPEEVFSDLSFEERNNIYVREGIKLGAKCLETALQKANWQAQDLDYIITVSCTGIMIPSLDAYLINLLKLRQDIVRLPVTEMGCAAGVSGMIYAKNFLQANPGKRAAVVAVESPTATFQLNDFSMANIVSAAIFGDGAACVLLSSNEEDSGPEILAEEMYHFYDAEEMMGFKLTNTGLQMVLDVAVPETIASHFPDIIHPFLTKHGFGINDIDHLIFHPGGKKIIQIVEELFSQLNKNIDETKEVLRLYGNMSSATVLYVLERMMEKKPMPGEKGLMLSFGPGFSAQRILLQW, encoded by the coding sequence ATGAGCGTAACCGTAAAAGCAGTAAGTAAAGCCTTGCCCGAATTTTCGCGGTCAACCACCGAGATTCTACCATTTCTGGATATTTGGTTAAAAGACCAGGATGATCGCTTGATCAGGAAGGTAAAAAAGATTTTTGAAAGCGCCGCGGTAGATAAAAGATACTCGATCATGTCGCCTGAAGAAGTTTTTAGTGATTTAAGTTTTGAGGAACGAAACAACATTTATGTAAGGGAAGGAATAAAACTAGGTGCTAAATGTTTGGAAACCGCACTCCAGAAAGCCAATTGGCAGGCACAGGATTTAGACTACATCATTACGGTAAGCTGCACCGGCATTATGATCCCTTCTTTAGATGCTTATCTGATTAATCTCCTCAAACTGCGTCAGGATATTGTTCGCTTACCCGTAACCGAAATGGGTTGTGCTGCCGGGGTATCGGGCATGATTTACGCTAAGAATTTTCTGCAAGCCAATCCGGGCAAACGCGCCGCGGTTGTTGCAGTAGAATCGCCAACGGCAACTTTTCAATTAAACGATTTTTCGATGGCCAACATTGTAAGTGCCGCGATATTTGGCGATGGTGCCGCTTGTGTACTGTTAAGTTCGAATGAAGAAGATAGCGGGCCAGAAATTTTAGCCGAAGAAATGTACCATTTTTACGATGCTGAAGAGATGATGGGATTTAAGCTCACCAATACCGGATTGCAAATGGTACTGGATGTGGCTGTTCCGGAAACCATTGCCAGTCATTTTCCGGATATCATTCACCCTTTTCTGACCAAACACGGCTTTGGAATTAACGATATCGACCATTTGATCTTCCATCCGGGCGGAAAAAAGATTATCCAGATTGTTGAAGAGCTATTTAGTCAGTTAAACAAAAATATAGATGAAACAAAAGAAGTTTTAAGGCTTTACGGAAACATGAGCAGCGCAACAGTTCTCTATGTTTTAGAACGGATGATGGAGAAAAAGCCAATGCCTGGAGAAAAAGGACTGATGTTAAGCTTCGGCCCGGGTTTTTCAGCACAGCGCATACTTTTACAATGGTAA
- a CDS encoding hydroxymyristoyl-ACP dehydratase has translation MTTQEIIDQLPYGKSFLFVDELLHIDENGAKGTYTYAKDLPFYESHFKNHPLTPAVILTETMAQIGLVCLGIYLLKDIDQNVSIAMTSNAIDFLKPVYPGEQVTVTSEKVYFRFNKLSCKVKMENAVGETVCKGNISGMLISKENG, from the coding sequence ATGACTACACAAGAAATAATAGATCAACTGCCTTACGGTAAATCTTTTCTTTTCGTTGATGAATTGTTGCACATTGATGAAAATGGAGCGAAGGGCACTTATACTTATGCCAAAGATTTACCCTTTTACGAAAGTCATTTTAAAAACCATCCCCTAACCCCTGCAGTCATACTTACCGAAACCATGGCACAAATCGGATTGGTTTGTTTAGGTATTTACCTGTTAAAAGATATTGATCAAAATGTATCGATCGCCATGACGTCAAACGCTATTGATTTTTTAAAACCAGTTTACCCTGGTGAACAGGTTACCGTAACGAGTGAGAAAGTATATTTCAGGTTTAATAAACTGAGTTGTAAGGTAAAAATGGAAAATGCAGTTGGCGAAACGGTTTGCAAAGGAAATATTTCCGGGATGTTAATTTCGAAAGAAAATGGGTAA
- a CDS encoding peptidase C39, whose product MSTRIKQRDITDCGAACLASISAFYKLKMPVARIRQLASTDQKGTNVLGLIEAANKLGFEAKGVKGNLDSLSKIPLPAIAHVIVKKQLQHYVVIYKVTDKYIEVMDPGDGKMHRKTIEEFTGEWTGVLVLLLPDEGFKQGNEKVDTGSRFWNLIKPHKSIVIQALFGALIYTILGLSTSVFVQKITDHVLVEGNRNLLNLMSLMMVAILALQLFIGTAKTIFTIRTGQQIDAGLILGYYKHLLKLPQQFFDTMRVGEIISRVNDAVKIRAFINDVSINLVVNGFIVVFSFILMFSYYWKLALLMLAVIPLYLLIYFISNKLNKKMQRKLMEESAELESQLVEGLNNVATIKRFGLERFTNEKTETHFIGLLRTIYKSGLNSVFSGTATEVIARMLTIILLWVGAGYVLDGEITPGELFSFYTLIGYFTGPATSLIGANKSIQDAMIASDRLFEIMDLEIEQNSSSVFLTKELMGDIRFEHVAFRYGSRVNVFEDLNLKIKAGSFTAIVGESGSGKSTLMSLLQNIYPIQSGNIFIGNHALKYLNNASLRNLLSVVPQKIDLFAGNVIENIAIGDYEPNMQQIISICTQLGIIDFIEALPEGFQTYLGENGASLSGGQKQRIAIARALYRNPEILILDEATSSLDSASEQYVQRTIDLLRMQKKTIIIIAHRLPTIRKADQIIVLDKGKVVEEGSHAEMMIANGHYANLWKQQFGDEDLTSLMMPSFL is encoded by the coding sequence ATGTCTACACGAATAAAACAACGCGATATTACCGATTGTGGTGCTGCTTGTTTAGCATCTATATCTGCATTTTATAAACTGAAAATGCCTGTTGCGCGCATCCGTCAACTGGCCAGCACCGACCAAAAAGGAACCAATGTTTTGGGTTTGATAGAAGCGGCAAATAAACTGGGTTTTGAAGCAAAAGGTGTAAAGGGCAATTTAGACAGTCTTTCTAAAATTCCATTACCGGCCATTGCCCATGTGATAGTGAAGAAGCAATTGCAACATTATGTAGTTATTTATAAAGTAACGGATAAATACATTGAAGTAATGGACCCGGGCGATGGGAAAATGCACCGCAAAACTATTGAAGAATTTACAGGCGAATGGACGGGCGTATTGGTGTTGTTATTACCTGATGAAGGTTTTAAACAGGGCAATGAAAAGGTTGATACTGGAAGCCGCTTTTGGAACCTGATTAAACCGCATAAAAGTATTGTCATACAGGCGCTTTTTGGTGCTTTAATTTATACCATACTGGGACTATCTACCTCGGTTTTTGTTCAGAAAATAACCGACCACGTTTTGGTAGAGGGTAACCGGAACCTGCTTAATTTAATGAGCTTAATGATGGTAGCCATTTTAGCGCTGCAATTGTTTATCGGTACCGCTAAAACTATTTTTACTATCCGCACCGGGCAACAGATAGATGCCGGTTTGATATTGGGATACTATAAACACCTCTTAAAGCTACCTCAGCAATTTTTTGATACCATGCGGGTAGGCGAAATTATTTCGAGGGTAAATGATGCCGTTAAAATAAGGGCTTTCATAAACGATGTTTCTATTAATCTGGTGGTAAATGGCTTTATTGTGGTATTCTCTTTTATTTTAATGTTCAGTTACTATTGGAAACTGGCCTTATTGATGCTGGCGGTTATTCCATTGTATCTGCTGATTTATTTCATCAGCAATAAACTAAACAAGAAAATGCAGCGGAAGCTGATGGAGGAGTCGGCCGAGTTAGAATCGCAGCTGGTTGAGGGCTTAAATAATGTGGCCACCATTAAAAGATTTGGCCTTGAAAGGTTTACCAACGAAAAAACTGAAACGCACTTTATTGGCCTGCTAAGAACAATTTATAAATCAGGCTTAAACTCTGTTTTCTCCGGAACAGCAACCGAGGTTATTGCCCGTATGCTCACGATCATATTGCTTTGGGTGGGTGCAGGTTATGTTTTGGACGGAGAAATCACGCCAGGTGAATTATTTTCTTTCTATACCCTTATTGGTTATTTTACGGGTCCGGCTACCTCGTTAATTGGTGCAAATAAATCTATCCAGGATGCCATGATCGCTTCCGATCGTTTGTTTGAAATTATGGATCTGGAAATTGAACAAAATTCATCGAGTGTTTTCCTGACCAAAGAATTAATGGGCGATATCCGTTTCGAACATGTAGCCTTTAGGTATGGCAGTCGCGTTAATGTGTTTGAAGATTTAAACCTCAAGATTAAGGCCGGGAGTTTTACTGCGATTGTAGGGGAGAGTGGATCTGGTAAATCTACCCTAATGTCGTTACTTCAAAATATTTATCCCATACAATCGGGCAATATTTTTATTGGTAATCATGCACTTAAGTATTTGAACAATGCTTCTTTAAGAAATTTACTCAGCGTTGTACCCCAGAAAATTGATCTTTTTGCAGGAAATGTAATCGAGAATATTGCCATTGGCGATTATGAACCCAACATGCAACAGATTATTAGTATTTGTACACAGTTAGGGATTATCGATTTTATTGAAGCTTTGCCAGAAGGTTTCCAGACTTATTTAGGCGAAAACGGAGCTTCTTTATCGGGCGGACAGAAACAAAGGATTGCAATAGCAAGGGCATTGTACCGTAATCCTGAGATTTTAATTCTGGATGAAGCGACTTCCTCTTTAGATTCAGCTTCGGAGCAGTATGTACAGCGGACAATAGATCTGTTAAGGATGCAAAAGAAAACAATCATCATCATTGCGCACCGCTTACCTACGATTAGAAAAGCTGATCAGATTATTGTGTTGGATAAAGGAAAGGTTGTAGAAGAAGGAAGCCATGCTGAAATGATGATTGCAAATGGCCACTACGCCAATTTATGGAAACAACAATTTGGTGATGAGGATTTAACAAGTTTGATGATGCCTTCATTTCTCTAA
- a CDS encoding FAD-dependent oxidoreductase produces the protein MRSETEILIIGGGLAGLTAALHLNKLGLNVTLIEKDTYPHHKVCGEYISNEVLPYFEWLGLDIENLAPTSISDLLFTSLSGKSIQTKLPLGGFGLSRYTMDHYLYTELIRRKVNVIHDRVVEINFAQNKFTIVTANHSFVAAYVIGAYGKRSAIDIKLNRSFINKRSPYLAVKAHYKADFPNNLVSLHNFQGGYCGVSKVENDRLNICYLANYERFKKHKNLQAFQENVLYKNRYLKAVFENASSLFDVPLTISQISFEGKEPVYNHMLMIGDTAGLIHPLCGNGMAMAIHSAKIVSELLHQRIGGQINSRVALEENYTLHWNREFKSRLKTGRILSALLRNHNFESLAMNALTKMPFLLHKIIKQTHGKPIKISS, from the coding sequence ATGCGGTCCGAAACAGAAATTTTAATTATTGGTGGTGGATTGGCAGGTTTAACGGCCGCACTTCACCTGAATAAGTTGGGTTTAAATGTTACGCTGATCGAAAAAGATACCTATCCCCACCATAAAGTTTGCGGCGAATACATTTCGAATGAGGTGCTCCCCTATTTTGAATGGCTCGGCCTGGATATTGAAAATCTTGCGCCCACATCAATCAGCGATCTGCTTTTCACCTCCCTTTCGGGCAAAAGTATACAAACTAAATTGCCGCTGGGTGGTTTTGGTTTAAGCAGGTATACCATGGATCATTACCTGTATACCGAACTGATCAGGAGGAAGGTAAATGTAATTCATGATCGCGTGGTAGAAATAAACTTTGCCCAAAATAAATTTACAATAGTAACGGCAAACCATTCTTTTGTTGCCGCTTATGTTATTGGTGCTTATGGAAAAAGATCGGCTATTGATATTAAGCTAAACCGGAGTTTCATTAATAAACGATCGCCTTATCTGGCAGTTAAAGCACATTATAAGGCTGATTTTCCGAACAACCTGGTTAGTCTGCATAATTTTCAAGGTGGTTATTGTGGGGTTTCAAAGGTTGAAAATGACCGGTTAAACATCTGTTATCTGGCGAACTATGAGCGTTTTAAAAAACACAAAAACCTGCAGGCCTTCCAGGAAAATGTGCTTTATAAAAACAGGTATTTGAAGGCTGTTTTCGAAAATGCCAGCAGTTTATTTGATGTTCCCTTAACCATCAGTCAGATTTCTTTTGAGGGCAAAGAACCTGTATATAACCATATGTTAATGATTGGCGATACTGCCGGATTAATTCATCCACTTTGTGGAAACGGTATGGCCATGGCCATTCACAGTGCCAAAATTGTTTCAGAACTTTTGCATCAAAGAATCGGCGGACAAATCAATTCACGTGTGGCACTGGAGGAAAATTATACTCTACACTGGAACAGGGAATTTAAAAGCCGCTTAAAAACGGGAAGAATATTATCTGCTTTGCTCAGGAACCATAATTTCGAAAGTCTGGCGATGAATGCCTTGACTAAAATGCCCTTTTTACTCCATAAAATAATTAAACAGACTCATGGTAAACCCATCAAGATTTCATCATAA
- a CDS encoding acyl carrier protein yields the protein MNKEEIIAALKTIVEPYSEEVTALAHIDENTDFITDLKINSANLVDIVLDIEEKFNIEIDNDSMAKMLNVKATTEIIAQKLEAHAG from the coding sequence ATGAATAAAGAAGAGATTATCGCAGCCTTAAAAACAATTGTCGAACCTTACAGCGAAGAGGTAACAGCCCTGGCACATATTGACGAAAACACTGATTTTATAACCGATTTAAAAATAAATTCGGCCAACCTGGTTGATATTGTTTTAGATATTGAAGAGAAGTTCAACATCGAAATAGACAACGATTCGATGGCGAAAATGCTCAACGTAAAAGCCACGACCGAAATTATAGCTCAAAAGCTGGAAGCACATGCTGGGTAA
- a CDS encoding secretion protein HlyD: protein MIMPLTEDANFEDNSIIFLHHTRVRTQIIYSATILSILAAFATLPFIYTTVSVKGNGSLQSNIERTELLAPVGGKITLINLTDNKKIKKGQLLLNIDPTLPETQNVILNNRSSELKDLLNDALLLLKLVDLSNAGQPALQTGLYAASWQQYAEQIQNALNAREQAYKIYKRYEILYSKKVVTEAEYEQYKFNYDQALSDFNLVAKKYKTQWQTESNQYRKELKDLAGQKIQFTEQEKLYHLNAGVSGTVQNLSGLQLGSFITANQKIGEISPDSALLAISYIKPADIGLIKAGQIVRFQIDAFNYNQWGLLDGVVTDISDDIILINQSPYFKVKCKLDKDYLKLKNGYKGQVKKGMTFNAHFTIAKRNLYQLLYDKVDDWLNPNGTKS, encoded by the coding sequence ATGATTATGCCTTTAACAGAAGACGCCAATTTCGAAGATAATTCCATCATTTTTTTACACCATACCAGGGTACGTACGCAAATTATTTATTCTGCCACAATATTGTCCATTCTTGCTGCTTTTGCTACCTTACCATTTATTTACACCACAGTAAGCGTTAAGGGGAATGGTTCTTTGCAGAGTAATATCGAAAGAACAGAGTTATTGGCACCAGTAGGTGGGAAAATTACGCTGATTAATTTAACAGATAATAAAAAAATAAAAAAAGGACAACTTCTTTTAAATATAGACCCTACTCTACCTGAAACGCAAAACGTGATTTTGAATAATCGCTCAAGTGAATTAAAAGATTTATTAAATGATGCGCTCCTCCTCTTAAAACTGGTCGATTTAAGCAATGCCGGGCAACCTGCATTGCAAACCGGCCTGTATGCCGCAAGCTGGCAGCAATATGCAGAGCAAATTCAAAATGCTTTAAATGCCCGCGAGCAGGCTTACAAGATTTATAAAAGGTATGAGATTCTTTATAGCAAGAAAGTAGTTACTGAAGCAGAGTATGAGCAATATAAGTTCAATTACGATCAGGCGCTTTCCGATTTCAATCTGGTGGCTAAAAAATACAAAACACAGTGGCAAACGGAATCAAATCAGTATAGAAAAGAATTAAAAGATCTCGCTGGTCAGAAAATCCAGTTCACCGAACAGGAGAAATTATACCATTTAAACGCAGGGGTTTCCGGAACGGTACAAAATCTATCAGGTTTACAATTGGGTTCTTTTATTACGGCCAATCAGAAAATTGGCGAGATATCGCCTGATAGCGCTTTGCTGGCCATCAGTTACATCAAGCCTGCTGATATCGGTTTAATTAAAGCTGGTCAAATTGTGCGGTTTCAGATCGATGCTTTCAACTATAACCAATGGGGGTTACTGGATGGTGTAGTAACCGACATTTCAGATGATATCATACTGATTAACCAAAGCCCTTATTTTAAAGTGAAGTGTAAGCTGGACAAGGATTATTTAAAGCTAAAAAACGGTTACAAAGGACAGGTAAAAAAGGGGATGACTTTTAATGCACACTTTACTATTGCAAAACGAAACCTGTATCAATTACTATATGACAAGGTTGATGATTGGTTAAATCCAAATGGAACCAAAAGCTAA
- a CDS encoding beta-ketoacyl-ACP synthase — MGNRVVITGLGICAPNATTINEFSEAIKKGLSGIRHQPDLEALNFSCQIAGKPALSEARISQYFTPLELRNLNSTGIIYGVIAGLDAWKDAGLTIENNDEPYWDSGTIFGAGTSGIDKFRWAINKIDALEIKKLGSSVVIQTMASGVSAFISGKLGLGNQVSTNSSACATGAESILLAYERIKTGQATKMLAGSTSDSGPYIWGGFDAMKVCTFKHNHEPEKGSRPMSASASGFVPGSGAGALVLESLENAMARKAKIYGEVLGGHINSGGQRGLGTMTAPNPTAVQRCIQAALKNAGIEAREIDVINGHLTATTKDALEIENWKAALQLSSDDFPYINSLKGMIGHCIAASGSIECVASILELSEGFIFPNINCEDLNPEISTLINAKCIPQTLIQKPINILAKASFGFGDINACIIFKKYPHE, encoded by the coding sequence ATGGGTAACAGAGTTGTAATTACAGGTTTAGGCATATGCGCACCCAATGCCACAACCATTAATGAGTTTTCGGAGGCCATAAAAAAAGGGCTTTCCGGAATCCGCCATCAACCCGATTTGGAAGCCTTAAACTTCTCTTGCCAGATTGCAGGCAAACCAGCACTTAGCGAAGCGCGGATCAGCCAATATTTTACACCACTTGAATTACGAAACCTAAATAGTACAGGAATTATTTATGGTGTTATTGCTGGCCTGGATGCCTGGAAGGATGCGGGTTTAACAATTGAGAATAATGACGAACCCTACTGGGATAGCGGAACCATTTTCGGTGCGGGCACTTCTGGTATCGATAAATTTAGATGGGCCATTAATAAAATAGATGCACTTGAAATCAAAAAGCTGGGAAGTTCGGTCGTGATACAAACCATGGCCAGCGGCGTAAGTGCTTTTATCAGCGGAAAATTAGGCTTGGGGAATCAGGTAAGCACCAATTCATCGGCCTGCGCCACAGGAGCTGAAAGTATATTGCTGGCTTACGAAAGAATTAAAACAGGTCAGGCCACAAAAATGTTAGCGGGGAGTACCAGCGACAGTGGCCCTTACATTTGGGGTGGTTTTGATGCCATGAAAGTTTGCACCTTTAAACATAACCACGAACCCGAAAAAGGCAGCCGCCCAATGAGTGCAAGCGCAAGTGGTTTTGTACCTGGCAGTGGCGCCGGCGCCCTGGTATTAGAATCGCTCGAAAACGCAATGGCAAGGAAAGCCAAAATTTATGGCGAGGTGCTTGGCGGTCATATCAACTCAGGTGGTCAGCGGGGTTTAGGCACCATGACTGCCCCAAACCCTACCGCTGTACAGCGGTGTATCCAGGCAGCATTAAAAAATGCGGGTATTGAAGCCCGTGAAATAGATGTAATTAATGGTCACCTTACCGCAACAACGAAAGATGCACTCGAAATAGAAAACTGGAAAGCAGCATTACAATTATCGTCTGACGATTTCCCGTATATCAATTCATTAAAAGGTATGATTGGCCATTGCATTGCAGCATCAGGGAGCATAGAATGTGTGGCTTCGATACTTGAACTTTCGGAAGGATTTATTTTCCCGAATATTAACTGCGAAGACTTAAACCCCGAGATCAGCACTTTAATAAATGCGAAATGCATTCCACAAACTTTAATTCAAAAACCAATTAATATCTTAGCTAAAGCCAGTTTTGGTTTTGGCGATATTAATGCCTGTATTATTTTTAAAAAATACCCTCATGAATAA